In the genome of Perca fluviatilis chromosome 4, GENO_Pfluv_1.0, whole genome shotgun sequence, one region contains:
- the LOC120556884 gene encoding ribonuclease pancreatic-like has product MRLKERSSSVFGSLHLKLFCSNSSTTMKISIIAGVLLLSAAVISLDFVREEKTLAAKFINQHINEEMNSNNCTKVINDRGITDYNGNCKPMNTFIGAPIGTVRGICGTGGQKYFNKKKPGIRNLRKSRAPFNIVVCRLKDATVAPCEYEGAAYNRHIVVACDVKGDPVHFDRFLSY; this is encoded by the exons ATGAGACTGAAGGAAAGAAGTTCTTCTGTTTTTGGATCTTTGCACCTGAAGCTTTTCTGCAGCAACTCTTCG ACAACCATGAAGATCTCCATCATTGCCGGTGTGCTGCTGCTTTCTGCTGCCGTGATCTCTCTGGATTTTGTGAGAGAAGAAAAAACTCTGGCTGCAAAGTTTATAAATCAGCATATCAACGAGGAGATGAACAGTAACAACTGCACCAAGGTGATTAATGACAGAGGAATCACGGACTACAACGGCAACTGTAAGCCGATGAATACCTTCATCGGGGCGCCTATCGGAACCGTCAGAGGCATCTGTGGGACTGGAGgacagaaatactttaataaaaagaaacctGGCATTCGCAATCTCAGAAAAAGCCGAGCACCCTTTAACATTGTTGTCTGCAGACTGAAGGATGCTACTGTCGCTCCTTGTGAGTACGAAGGTGCAGCTTATAACAGGCACATTGTAGTCGCATGCGATGTTAAAGGAGATCCTGTTCACTTTGATAGGTTTCTGTCTTATTAA